In Anabrus simplex isolate iqAnaSimp1 chromosome 14, ASM4041472v1, whole genome shotgun sequence, a genomic segment contains:
- the LOC136885609 gene encoding cAMP-dependent protein kinase inhibitor alpha codes for MKPAPPTSGRSRKCARPARRLTRRAVLKMLTAMEQSPDSNHDPVQDFLSSGRTGRRNALPDILGEHANTSTAELPECLQKLTANDPSPGGSGTAQDNPTPSPRTPSSPTGEHPPEAASSNS; via the exons ATGAAACCGGCACCGCCCACCAGTGGCCGCTCGCGAAAGTGCGCCCGCCCCGCTCGCCGGCTGACGAGGCGCGCAG TACTGAAGATGCTGACCGCTATGGAGCAGTCTCCAGATTCAAACCATGATCCTGTCCAGGACTTCCTGTCGAGTGGACGTACTGGACGCCGCAATGCCTTGCCGGATATCCTCGGTGAACACGCCAACACGAGTACGGCTGAGCTTCCGGAGTGTCTACAGAAACTCACAGCAAATG ATCCATCACCTGGTGGAAGTGGCACCGCCCAGGATAATCCTACCCCGTCCCCCAGAACACCCAGCAGCCCTACGGGTGAACATCCACCAGAGGCAGCGTCCAGCAACAGTTGA